The Polypterus senegalus isolate Bchr_013 chromosome 1, ASM1683550v1, whole genome shotgun sequence genome includes a window with the following:
- the LOC120539073 gene encoding zinc finger BED domain-containing protein 4-like, whose product MPPKRLVQDVRTRWNSTYYMMESLIAQKRALCAYSAEHDLPATLCARQWGLLEKIVAALAPFEELTREVSSSWSSASDVIPIVCVLKRVLSRRNESDEGIRTMKITLLEAVNRRFKDVESEPLYAVATLLDPRYKDRYFTSVEISNQAKAALIVEVRKMEEVFKRSTSDSSEPAEGTSCESAAVEPASKTPRMETASHSRLESIFDEILKESSVEPAPQLTTSSACIEVQTYLSEPTIQRSDNPLLYWQVNQPRLPTLVCTAAKFLCAPSTSVESERLFSTASIIIDERRSRLTAEKAEMLIFLKKNLPLMLK is encoded by the exons ATGCCACCGAAGCGTCTGGTACAAGATGTGCGAACACGGTGGAATAGCACATATTATATGATGGAGAGCCTCATCGCTCAAAAACGAGCCTTGTGTGCATATTCCGCGGAGCATGACCTGCCAGCCACACTGTGTGCACGTCAGTGGGGGCTACTTGAAAAGATCGTAGCAGCTCTGGCCCCCTTTGAGGAGTTGACAAGGGAGGTAAGCTCCTCATGGTCATCAGCATCTGATGTTATCCCCATCGTCTGCGTCCTTAAGCGCGTTCTGTCTCGACGAAATGAAAGTGACGAGGGAATAAGGACGATGAAGATCACCCTTCTCGAGGCTGTTAACAGACGCTTCAAAGATGTAGAATCTGAGCCACTATATGCAGTTGCAACACTGCTGGATCCAAGATATAAAGACAg ATACTTCACAAGTGTAGAAATCTCAAACCAGGCAAAAGCAGCTTTGATCGTAGAGGTGAGAAAGATGGAGGAAGTGTTTAAAAGAAGCACATCAGATTCCTCAGAGCCAGCAGAGGGGACATCTTGTGAATCAGCTGCTGTGGAACCAGCAAGCAAGACTCCACGGATGGAAACTGCAAGCCACAGCAGACTTGAAAGTATTTTTGATGAAATCCTAAAGGAAAGCTCTGtagagcctgctcctcagttaaccACCTCAAGTGCATGTATTGAAGTGCAAACCTACCTCAGTGAGCCAACTATTCAGCGCTCAGACAATCCACTGTTGTACTGGCAAGTCAACCAGCCTAGATTACCCACTCTGGTTTGTACAGCAGCTAAATTTCTTTGTGCACCTTCAACAAGTGTGGAGAGCGAGAGGCTCTTCAGTACAGCCTCCATCATTATTGATGAAAGGAGAAGCAGGCTGACAGCTGAGAAGGCTGAAATGCTGATCTTTCTAAAGAAAAACCTACcccttatgttaaagtga